The following coding sequences lie in one Glycine soja cultivar W05 chromosome 16, ASM419377v2, whole genome shotgun sequence genomic window:
- the LOC114390067 gene encoding dormancy-associated protein homolog 3-like, with translation MIMGFLHKLWDETLAGPAPETGLGKLRKYNSFSGGISVRSTVAEAVPISRSITIVRSQSGFGSTTTSASSSPSGSTTPRSPLTR, from the coding sequence atgatcatgGGTTTTCTTCACAAGCTTTGGGACGAAACGCTGGCGGGTCCGGCACCGGAAACGGGTCTGGGGAAGCTCCGAAAGTACAATTCGTTCTCCGGCGGAATCTCCGTCCGGTCAACGGTGGCGGAGGCAGTTCCGATAAGTCGCAGCATCACCATTGTTCGGTCCCAGTCTGGTTTCGGAAGCACCACCAcctctgcttcttcttctccttctggaTCTACCACCCCTCGCTCCCCCTTAACTC